In Deinococcus sp. Leaf326, a genomic segment contains:
- a CDS encoding 3-oxoacid CoA-transferase, with protein MRHPPLITAQGAAALVKSGDTLLVGGFGMTGNPVNLVHALAETDTGNLTYVANNVSEPGLSGGRLLRNRQITRAVGSYFTSNREAVQASQEGWLEVTLLPQGTLAEAIRAGGAGLGGFYTPTAAGTLIAEGADTRLLNGQEMVFVPAVRGDVAFVRAWRADRAGNLQYRLTEQNFNRAMATAAKVVVAEVEEIVEVGELAPEHVHTPGLYVDYLVQAPLTLANLGSSADVKGGARRVDEARMNMARRALRELRAGDVVNLGIGIPTLVADLITPEMSINLHTENGMLGVGPAPEDGGAMSYPVNAGKIPVTALPGASYFDSAESFGMIRGGHVDVAVMGGLQVDAAGNLANWAVPGKPLLGVGGAMDLAGGARRLIVTMTHTEEGGAPKIVESCTLPLTARGVVDMVITDRAVFEFREGRLTLTGLMPGATLEDVRASTGATFDIQLDQP; from the coding sequence GTGAGGCACCCCCCCCTCATCACCGCGCAGGGGGCCGCCGCTCTGGTGAAGTCCGGCGACACCCTGCTCGTCGGGGGGTTCGGCATGACCGGCAACCCGGTGAACCTTGTCCACGCGCTAGCCGAAACGGATACAGGGAACTTGACCTACGTCGCCAACAACGTCTCCGAACCGGGCCTGAGCGGCGGGCGACTGCTACGCAACCGCCAGATCACCCGCGCGGTGGGCAGCTACTTCACCAGCAACCGCGAGGCCGTGCAGGCCAGTCAGGAAGGCTGGCTGGAGGTCACGCTGCTGCCGCAGGGCACCCTGGCCGAGGCCATCCGTGCCGGGGGGGCCGGCCTGGGCGGCTTCTACACCCCGACCGCCGCCGGAACCTTGATCGCCGAGGGGGCCGATACCCGCCTACTGAACGGCCAAGAGATGGTGTTCGTGCCGGCCGTTCGGGGCGACGTAGCCTTCGTGCGGGCGTGGCGGGCCGACCGGGCGGGAAATTTGCAGTACCGCCTGACCGAGCAGAACTTCAACCGCGCGATGGCGACGGCTGCGAAGGTCGTGGTAGCCGAGGTCGAGGAGATCGTTGAGGTGGGTGAACTGGCCCCCGAGCACGTCCATACACCAGGGCTGTACGTGGACTATCTCGTGCAGGCTCCCCTGACCCTGGCCAACCTGGGCAGCAGCGCGGACGTGAAGGGCGGCGCCCGGCGCGTGGACGAGGCGCGGATGAACATGGCCCGCCGCGCCCTGCGTGAACTGCGGGCGGGCGACGTGGTGAACCTGGGCATCGGAATTCCTACACTGGTCGCCGACCTCATCACACCTGAGATGAGCATCAACCTCCATACCGAAAACGGCATGCTGGGCGTCGGTCCGGCCCCAGAGGACGGCGGGGCGATGAGCTATCCGGTGAACGCCGGCAAGATTCCGGTAACGGCTCTGCCCGGCGCGAGCTACTTCGACAGCGCCGAGTCCTTCGGGATGATCCGGGGCGGGCACGTGGACGTAGCGGTCATGGGAGGCTTGCAGGTGGACGCGGCGGGCAACCTCGCCAACTGGGCGGTGCCGGGCAAACCATTGCTGGGGGTGGGCGGCGCGATGGACCTCGCGGGGGGGGCGCGGCGCCTGATCGTGACGATGACCCACACCGAGGAGGGCGGCGCGCCCAAGATAGTGGAGAGCTGCACGCTGCCGCTGACCGCGCGGGGCGTGGTGGACATGGTCATCACCGACCGGGCGGTGTTCGAGTTCCGTGAGGGCCGCCTGACGCTGACCGGCCTGATGCCGGGGGCCACCCTGGAGGACGTGCGTGCCTCGACCGGGGCCACCTTCGACATACAGCTCGATCAGCCGTAA
- a CDS encoding glycoside hydrolase family 26 protein — MTYLRPALVTCALLLSACNTITRVPTSNTPTSSLPVLTDTETNTDGLFFGIFRETAAHRTVPETVASELRRTPASVMWFEQWGDEVPFPTQDVQALQGQGVLPHITWEPWKASLSLDDPGQIRLGTIVSGQYDAYITRWAKAAAATQKPLLLRFGHEFNGNWYPWATGQNANDPQKYVQAYRHVHDLFQAAGATNVQWIWTYNNDDVPGDAWNAPSAAYPGDAYVDWIGIDGYNWGTNPSWGNWRSVTDLFGAAYAKAQQIAPSKPIMLAEFASADVGGNKPAWIDDLFQTLPKSFPKVRAFTWFDIQKEEDWRINSTLASQERFIVGLRGKNIRSSGAAMAQVPAQTKGGQTGGGQTGTGPTPLPSTARPLATFETLTDGRPTSQNGGRVYLSGYQQDAAHPSSFSNQAAGSEAAPLVVPASGGRSQYAAFDYAITAPNQYAGVVMTVELNPRSGTDTVGSDQSAYGTLHLDLSGTGATQVRLELIGERSLGIADGSNPQVYVTLPAGSTSLDVPISRFAQPDWAPTKVATGEVMKRLVAVQLVVDQVPVSGRVELDNLALLP, encoded by the coding sequence ATGACGTACCTTCGGCCTGCCCTCGTGACCTGCGCCCTGCTGCTCAGTGCGTGCAACACCATCACCCGCGTTCCTACCTCCAACACCCCAACGAGTTCCCTGCCGGTCCTGACCGACACGGAGACGAACACGGACGGGCTGTTCTTCGGCATCTTCCGCGAGACCGCCGCGCACCGCACTGTCCCCGAAACCGTCGCCTCCGAGCTGCGCCGCACGCCCGCCAGCGTGATGTGGTTCGAGCAGTGGGGCGACGAGGTGCCCTTCCCCACCCAGGACGTGCAGGCGCTCCAGGGGCAGGGCGTGTTGCCGCACATCACCTGGGAACCCTGGAAGGCGAGCCTCTCGCTCGACGATCCGGGGCAGATCCGTCTGGGGACCATCGTGTCGGGGCAGTACGACGCCTACATCACCCGCTGGGCGAAGGCGGCGGCCGCTACCCAGAAGCCGCTGCTGCTGCGCTTCGGCCACGAGTTCAACGGCAACTGGTATCCCTGGGCCACCGGCCAGAACGCCAACGACCCGCAGAAGTACGTCCAGGCCTACCGCCATGTCCATGACCTGTTCCAGGCGGCGGGCGCGACCAACGTGCAGTGGATCTGGACCTACAACAACGACGACGTACCGGGTGACGCCTGGAACGCGCCCTCGGCCGCCTATCCCGGCGACGCCTATGTCGACTGGATAGGCATCGACGGGTACAACTGGGGCACCAATCCGAGCTGGGGCAACTGGCGCAGCGTCACTGACCTGTTCGGGGCGGCCTACGCCAAGGCGCAGCAGATCGCGCCCAGCAAGCCCATCATGCTCGCGGAATTCGCGTCGGCGGATGTCGGCGGTAACAAACCGGCCTGGATCGACGACCTGTTCCAGACGCTGCCCAAGAGCTTCCCGAAGGTCCGGGCCTTCACCTGGTTCGATATCCAGAAAGAAGAGGACTGGCGTATCAATTCCACCCTGGCGAGCCAGGAGCGGTTCATCGTGGGCCTGCGGGGCAAGAACATCCGCAGCAGCGGCGCGGCGATGGCCCAGGTGCCCGCCCAGACCAAGGGGGGGCAGACCGGAGGGGGACAGACTGGAACAGGGCCCACGCCCCTACCCTCCACTGCCCGCCCGCTGGCCACCTTCGAGACCCTGACGGACGGGCGGCCGACGAGCCAGAACGGCGGCCGGGTCTACCTGAGCGGCTACCAGCAGGACGCCGCGCATCCCAGCAGCTTCAGCAACCAGGCCGCCGGGTCGGAGGCCGCGCCGCTGGTCGTGCCGGCCAGCGGCGGCCGCAGCCAGTACGCCGCCTTCGATTACGCCATCACTGCGCCCAACCAGTACGCCGGAGTGGTCATGACGGTGGAACTCAACCCCCGGAGCGGCACTGACACGGTCGGCAGTGACCAGAGCGCCTATGGCACCCTGCATCTGGACCTGTCCGGAACCGGCGCCACGCAGGTGCGGCTGGAACTGATCGGCGAGCGCAGTCTGGGCATCGCTGACGGCAGCAATCCTCAGGTCTACGTGACGCTACCGGCCGGCAGCACGTCGCTGGACGTGCCGATCAGCCGGTTCGCTCAACCGGACTGGGCGCCCACCAAGGTGGCGACCGGCGAAGTCATGAAGCGTCTGGTGGCCGTGCAACTCGTGGTCGACCAGGTGCCCGTCTCCGGCCGCGTCGAACTGGACAATCTGGCTCTGCTGCCTTGA
- a CDS encoding family 16 glycosylhydrolase, which produces MRLPVFAAVLLPSLLLAGCGHPSPLPDPAPAQFAPQAVSGSFGRWGQTWTASSWKNGDPLFGCTFSPNNITLGGGSDQAVYGYLNSGTCSEVKSNRWKTQGSSFGGDLYVPAVAGTTTTLFTYMNNGTLWNEIDAEFVPARSALHPALIFRNGGSRYVFEAWRPATSNAWHHVEVKWQGGSIQWYLDGQLSFTMYKNSSLGLGATVVTAPSGSASMQVPAAAWPTQSQQLIANFWRGSNTADASGFLGTYGGGTGTAIWNNLF; this is translated from the coding sequence ATGCGCCTTCCCGTTTTTGCCGCCGTTCTGCTGCCCAGCCTGTTGCTCGCCGGGTGCGGCCACCCTTCCCCTCTGCCGGACCCTGCGCCGGCGCAGTTCGCTCCGCAGGCTGTCTCCGGCTCGTTCGGCCGGTGGGGTCAGACCTGGACCGCCTCGAGCTGGAAGAACGGCGATCCGCTGTTCGGCTGCACCTTCTCGCCCAACAACATCACCCTGGGGGGCGGTTCGGATCAGGCGGTCTACGGCTACCTGAACTCGGGTACCTGTAGCGAGGTCAAGAGCAACCGCTGGAAGACGCAGGGCAGTTCGTTCGGCGGTGACTTGTACGTGCCGGCTGTCGCGGGCACCACCACGACCCTGTTCACATATATGAACAACGGCACCCTCTGGAACGAGATCGACGCCGAATTCGTGCCCGCCAGGAGCGCGCTGCACCCGGCCCTGATCTTCCGCAATGGAGGCAGCCGCTATGTCTTCGAGGCCTGGCGGCCCGCGACGAGCAACGCCTGGCACCACGTCGAGGTGAAGTGGCAGGGCGGCAGCATCCAGTGGTATCTCGACGGCCAGCTCAGCTTCACGATGTACAAGAACAGCTCGCTGGGCCTGGGCGCGACTGTTGTGACCGCGCCTAGCGGCAGCGCGAGTATGCAGGTGCCGGCCGCCGCCTGGCCCACGCAGTCCCAGCAGCTCATCGCGAATTTCTGGCGCGGCAGCAACACGGCCGACGCCTCCGGGTTCCTGGGCACCTACGGCGGCGGCACCGGGACCGCCATCTGGAACAACCTCTTCTGA
- a CDS encoding LacI family DNA-binding transcriptional regulator, giving the protein MKKSGTTITEVARVAGVSVSTVSRTINGTAFVAEEKREAVNRALQELGFQPNYLARSLITGRSMTIGVIAEEIVSPYYADVIRGFEHGLFGTPYQPVLQSGHWSQQRETDAIETLIYRKVDALVLLGSTLPDPALRDIAERVPLAVFGRHVPGLEARCLTLDQYGGAYLATRHLIELGHRDIAHVRGPDGQQDAEERLRGYQAALRDNDLPFESDLVVQGDFLELTAYQATLHLLEHRRPFTAIFAANDQMAVGARLALYRKGLRVPDDVSLVGFDDLPGSAFTTPPLTTVQQPTYQIGRALAESMLGLVQGQTPTLPEFGLTLSVRESTRPLRRTATRRRS; this is encoded by the coding sequence GTGAAGAAGTCAGGAACGACCATCACCGAGGTGGCGCGGGTGGCTGGCGTTTCGGTCAGCACGGTGTCGCGGACCATCAACGGCACGGCCTTCGTGGCCGAGGAGAAGCGCGAGGCGGTCAACCGGGCCCTGCAGGAGCTGGGGTTTCAGCCGAACTACCTGGCCCGGAGCCTCATCACCGGCCGCAGCATGACCATCGGCGTGATCGCCGAGGAGATCGTCAGTCCCTACTACGCCGACGTTATCCGGGGCTTCGAGCACGGGCTGTTCGGTACCCCGTACCAGCCGGTCCTCCAGAGCGGTCACTGGTCGCAGCAGCGCGAGACCGACGCCATCGAGACGCTGATCTACCGCAAGGTGGACGCCCTGGTCCTGCTGGGCAGTACGCTGCCGGATCCGGCGCTGCGTGACATCGCCGAGCGGGTCCCCTTGGCGGTCTTCGGCCGGCATGTGCCTGGGCTGGAAGCCCGTTGCCTGACGCTCGATCAGTATGGGGGGGCCTACCTCGCCACGCGCCACCTGATCGAGCTCGGGCACCGCGACATCGCGCACGTGCGCGGTCCCGACGGACAGCAGGACGCCGAGGAGAGGCTGCGCGGGTACCAGGCGGCCCTGCGCGACAATGACCTCCCCTTCGAATCTGACCTTGTCGTGCAGGGCGATTTTCTGGAGCTGACGGCCTATCAGGCCACGCTGCACCTGCTGGAGCACCGCCGCCCTTTCACCGCTATCTTTGCGGCCAACGACCAGATGGCGGTCGGGGCGCGGCTGGCCCTGTACCGTAAGGGGCTGCGTGTCCCCGACGACGTCTCCCTGGTGGGATTCGACGACCTGCCGGGCAGCGCCTTCACGACCCCCCCCCTGACGACAGTTCAGCAGCCGACCTACCAGATCGGCCGGGCGCTGGCCGAGTCCATGCTGGGTCTGGTGCAGGGGCAGACGCCGACCCTGCCGGAGTTCGGGCTGACCCTCAGTGTCCGCGAGTCCACCCGGCCGCTGCGCCGGACCGCTACGAGAAGAAGATCCTGA
- a CDS encoding DeoR/GlpR family DNA-binding transcription regulator codes for MLPFERHTRILELMDTHESLLTQELAQKVGASEATIRRDLQQLSERGLLARTHGGAVRVQRSIAHELAFATKSVRMQAEKVAIAEYMSAQIRDGSTLIFDAGTTILEVAKRLAGRPLTAIALDLPAAQALAVGATEVLLLGGRVRSDSFSITGPWTEDQLRDLRADVFLMGAHAVDERGISNAVIEEATVKRLAAQVSQQTVLLADHTKFGWRAMTQVCSLQTVHQIVTDRDSRRLPWLRDAGPALTLV; via the coding sequence ATGCTCCCATTCGAGCGGCACACGCGCATCCTTGAGCTGATGGACACCCACGAAAGCCTGCTGACCCAGGAACTCGCACAGAAGGTCGGGGCCTCCGAGGCCACCATCCGGCGCGACCTCCAGCAGCTGTCCGAGCGGGGCCTGCTCGCCAGAACCCACGGCGGCGCGGTCCGCGTCCAGCGGAGCATCGCGCACGAACTGGCCTTCGCGACCAAGTCCGTGAGGATGCAGGCCGAGAAGGTTGCCATCGCCGAGTACATGTCCGCGCAGATTCGCGACGGCTCTACCCTGATCTTCGACGCGGGAACGACCATTCTGGAGGTCGCCAAACGGCTGGCCGGCCGGCCGCTGACGGCCATCGCGCTCGATCTGCCGGCGGCGCAGGCCCTCGCGGTCGGGGCCACCGAGGTCCTGCTGCTGGGCGGCCGGGTCCGCAGCGACAGCTTCAGCATCACCGGCCCCTGGACCGAGGACCAGCTCCGGGACCTGCGGGCCGACGTATTCCTCATGGGGGCGCACGCCGTGGACGAGCGCGGCATATCAAACGCCGTGATTGAGGAGGCGACCGTCAAACGTCTTGCGGCGCAGGTGAGCCAGCAGACGGTCCTGCTGGCCGACCATACCAAGTTCGGCTGGCGGGCGATGACCCAGGTCTGCTCCCTTCAAACCGTGCACCAGATCGTCACCGACCGGGACAGCCGCCGTCTGCCCTGGCTCCGGGACGCTGGGCCGGCGCTCACCCTGGTCTGA
- a CDS encoding ABC transporter permease — protein sequence MQKIQPSPKGVNRAVLVERLREAGILAILLLGAVVFSFLVPSFFSVDNAINGIGLSAAINTIVAIGLTYVIITGGIDLSVGSTAALAAVIGADLMQRGTPVLLTVLIALAVGAVAGLVNGLLVTRVQLAPFIVTLGTMTFYRGLALSYTGGQPILSLPDGFKRALGGTVVGLPIPLIAALLLVVAFTVFLKFTRTGQYILALGGNAEAVRLSGINTNRYITLTYVISGVLAAFAALVLIAQLGAAEPILGSGWELSAIAAAVVGGTSLSGGKGNVVGALLGALLLSMLQNVLTLMGVQAFYQLLATGVIIIGAMVIDRYTRGR from the coding sequence ATGCAAAAGATCCAGCCGTCGCCTAAGGGCGTCAACCGCGCCGTCCTCGTCGAACGTCTGCGCGAGGCGGGCATCCTCGCCATCCTGCTGCTCGGCGCGGTGGTGTTCAGCTTTCTGGTGCCCTCGTTTTTTTCGGTCGACAACGCCATCAACGGCATCGGCCTGAGCGCGGCGATCAACACCATCGTCGCCATTGGCCTGACCTACGTCATCATCACGGGCGGCATCGACCTGAGCGTCGGGTCCACAGCCGCCCTGGCCGCCGTGATCGGCGCCGACCTCATGCAGCGCGGCACGCCCGTTCTGCTCACGGTCCTCATCGCGCTGGCGGTCGGCGCGGTCGCGGGACTGGTCAACGGCCTGCTCGTCACACGCGTGCAGCTCGCGCCCTTCATCGTCACGCTGGGCACCATGACCTTCTACCGGGGACTGGCGCTGTCCTACACGGGCGGGCAACCCATCCTGTCGCTGCCCGACGGCTTCAAGCGGGCGCTGGGGGGCACGGTGGTGGGCCTGCCCATTCCGCTCATAGCGGCCCTCCTGCTCGTCGTGGCCTTCACGGTCTTCTTGAAGTTCACCCGGACCGGCCAGTACATCCTGGCACTGGGGGGCAACGCCGAGGCCGTACGCCTGAGCGGGATCAACACGAACCGGTACATCACGCTGACCTACGTGATTTCCGGCGTGCTGGCGGCCTTCGCGGCGCTGGTCCTCATCGCGCAGCTCGGCGCGGCCGAACCGATCCTGGGCAGCGGCTGGGAACTGAGCGCCATCGCGGCGGCGGTGGTCGGCGGCACGAGCCTGTCGGGCGGCAAGGGCAACGTGGTGGGCGCCCTGCTCGGCGCGCTGCTCCTGAGCATGCTTCAGAACGTCCTGACCCTGATGGGCGTGCAGGCCTTCTACCAGCTCCTCGCCACGGGGGTCATCATCATCGGGGCGATGGTCATCGACCGGTACACGCGCGGGCGCTGA
- a CDS encoding sugar ABC transporter ATP-binding protein: MTELLSAQHINKSFSGVQVLHDVHFSLLAGEVHALLGENGAGKSTLLKTLFGMYRPDSGTLSVAGTPVVLGSPKDAQAQGIAMIHQELALIPELSVAQNVLLGNEGRELLNYGRMQARVRPFLEQVGLNVHPATPVKRLTIAQQQMVEIARAVARQARIIIMDEPTSSLTTHEIGQLYRVVRDLTARGVGIIYVSHHFDEIEELADRVTVLRDGRYIGTVRQRDVTQDQLVTMMVGRELVAQTAPPERTPGAVRLDVRGLSSNVFREVSLQVRAGEVVTLAGLIGAGRTEVLRAIYGADPSTGGEVRLEGVLMSRRTPADMMGRGVGFIAEDRRHQGIVPDARVSVNMMLTSWAKGKVGVGERDMLRAVEPQIQQLGIRPANPHQIIRRLSGGNQQKVILGRWLSAGCDLLLIDEPTRGIDVASKADIYALIDDLARSGVAVLMVSSELPEVLRLSDRILVMREGRLAGELARADASEERILALATGVHTHAKDPAVA; this comes from the coding sequence GTGACGGAACTGCTGTCCGCACAACACATCAACAAGTCGTTCAGCGGCGTTCAGGTCCTGCACGACGTGCACTTCTCGCTGCTGGCCGGCGAGGTTCACGCGCTGCTGGGCGAAAACGGCGCGGGCAAAAGCACCCTGCTCAAGACCCTGTTCGGGATGTACCGCCCCGACAGCGGGACCCTCAGCGTCGCGGGCACTCCGGTGGTTCTCGGCAGTCCCAAGGACGCGCAGGCCCAGGGCATCGCCATGATCCACCAGGAACTGGCCCTCATCCCGGAACTGAGCGTCGCGCAGAACGTGCTGCTGGGCAACGAGGGCCGGGAACTGCTGAACTACGGCCGTATGCAGGCGCGGGTGCGGCCCTTTCTGGAGCAGGTCGGCCTGAACGTTCACCCCGCGACGCCCGTCAAGCGCCTGACCATCGCGCAGCAGCAGATGGTGGAGATCGCCCGCGCCGTGGCGCGCCAGGCCCGCATCATCATCATGGACGAGCCGACTTCCAGCCTCACCACCCACGAGATCGGGCAGCTCTACCGCGTGGTCCGCGACCTCACGGCGCGCGGCGTGGGCATCATCTACGTCAGCCATCACTTCGATGAGATCGAGGAACTCGCCGACCGCGTGACGGTGCTGCGCGATGGCCGCTACATCGGCACAGTCCGGCAGCGCGACGTGACCCAGGATCAGCTCGTGACCATGATGGTGGGCCGCGAACTCGTCGCCCAGACGGCGCCGCCCGAGCGCACGCCCGGCGCCGTGCGTCTGGACGTCCGGGGCCTGAGCAGCAACGTTTTTCGGGAGGTGTCCCTTCAGGTACGCGCCGGAGAGGTCGTCACGCTCGCGGGATTGATCGGCGCGGGCCGCACCGAGGTCTTGCGGGCCATCTACGGTGCGGACCCCTCGACAGGCGGAGAGGTGCGACTGGAAGGCGTGCTCATGTCCAGGCGCACGCCCGCCGACATGATGGGCCGGGGCGTGGGCTTCATCGCCGAGGACCGCCGCCACCAGGGCATTGTGCCCGACGCGCGGGTCAGCGTGAACATGATGCTCACGAGCTGGGCCAAGGGCAAGGTCGGGGTCGGGGAGCGGGACATGCTGCGGGCGGTCGAGCCGCAGATCCAGCAGCTCGGCATCCGGCCCGCCAACCCCCACCAGATCATCCGCCGCCTGTCCGGGGGCAACCAGCAGAAGGTCATCCTGGGACGCTGGCTTTCGGCGGGATGCGACCTGCTGCTGATCGACGAACCCACACGCGGTATCGACGTGGCGAGCAAGGCGGACATCTACGCCCTGATCGACGACCTGGCCCGGTCAGGGGTCGCGGTGCTCATGGTGTCGTCCGAACTGCCCGAGGTCCTGCGGCTGAGCGACCGAATTCTCGTGATGCGTGAAGGCCGCCTCGCCGGTGAGCTTGCCCGCGCAGACGCCAGCGAGGAACGCATCCTGGCCCTTGCCACTGGAGTCCACACCCATGCAAAAGATCCAGCCGTCGCCTAA
- a CDS encoding substrate-binding domain-containing protein, with amino-acid sequence MKTQKLLPILTVLLAGAAAAQTFSPDTEKSRVASDQLVKQFGAVPKPTSGVQVGGVMKALSNEYWQLLRTGYLKGAARYGVKVDAQAPSNESDQIGQLSMMNTMIGKGYKALLISPQSDVNLLPGIVRADKTSLVINVNDAVAPTAQHFVGNIQYDNGVSVANYLLKTFPKGGQVAVIEGQAGVYAAKQRTLGFKTTLAKNPALKIVASVPADWDRQKAFSTARDLLRRYPDLTAFYCNNDTMALGVVEAVKASGRLGKTLVFGTDGINAAYDSIKKGELTGTVDSFPVLTGEVAVEVAVRLLAGQKLPKVIATPQALVMKDSIAKYEQFKK; translated from the coding sequence ATGAAGACCCAGAAACTGCTGCCCATCCTGACCGTTCTGCTCGCCGGCGCCGCCGCCGCCCAGACCTTTTCGCCCGATACCGAAAAGAGCCGCGTGGCCTCCGACCAGCTCGTCAAGCAGTTCGGCGCTGTGCCCAAACCCACCTCGGGCGTTCAGGTCGGCGGAGTCATGAAGGCACTGTCCAACGAATACTGGCAGCTGCTGCGCACGGGCTACCTGAAGGGCGCGGCCAGGTACGGCGTGAAGGTGGACGCCCAGGCCCCCAGCAACGAGAGTGACCAGATCGGCCAGCTCAGCATGATGAACACCATGATCGGCAAGGGCTACAAGGCCCTGCTCATCTCGCCCCAGAGCGACGTGAACCTGCTGCCAGGCATCGTGCGCGCCGACAAGACCAGCCTGGTCATCAACGTGAACGACGCGGTGGCACCCACGGCCCAGCACTTCGTCGGCAACATCCAGTACGACAACGGCGTGAGCGTGGCGAACTACCTGCTCAAGACCTTCCCCAAGGGTGGGCAGGTCGCCGTGATCGAGGGCCAGGCGGGCGTATACGCCGCCAAGCAGCGCACCCTGGGTTTCAAAACGACCCTCGCCAAAAACCCCGCCCTGAAGATTGTCGCCAGCGTGCCCGCCGACTGGGACCGTCAGAAGGCCTTCTCGACCGCCCGCGACCTGCTGCGGCGCTATCCCGACCTGACCGCCTTCTACTGCAACAACGACACGATGGCCCTGGGCGTCGTCGAGGCGGTCAAGGCTTCGGGCCGCCTGGGCAAGACGCTGGTCTTCGGGACAGACGGCATCAACGCCGCCTACGACAGTATCAAGAAGGGCGAGCTGACCGGAACGGTCGATTCCTTTCCCGTCCTGACCGGCGAGGTGGCCGTCGAGGTCGCCGTGCGCCTGCTGGCCGGCCAGAAACTGCCCAAGGTGATCGCCACGCCGCAGGCCCTGGTCATGAAGGACAGCATCGCCAAGTACGAGCAGTTCAAGAAATAA
- a CDS encoding PfkB family carbohydrate kinase: protein MPETARPQVTFVGSVHLDRMLRLAALPAPGETVIAQEGWSQLGGKAANQALAAAGTSQVGSILVACLGQDNDGRQAQQYLETQGVTAALEWSALLPTGSSVALLDAAGENVGVVSPGANADLSAGAVLEALRTAPDLLVCQWETSAGVLREVLTAARTAGVPTLLNAAPWLDSHRDLVPLADHVVVNAVEAQAWTGTDPQTRPTHLDSGHSSVVVTLGAGGVLLYEQGELTLDLPAPRVEARSTHGAGDHFVGVLAARLACGEGLTQALEHAVASAAQFVQQLHKHLLSSPA, encoded by the coding sequence ATGCCTGAGACAGCGCGGCCGCAGGTGACGTTTGTCGGCAGCGTCCATCTGGACCGGATGCTGCGCCTCGCCGCCCTGCCGGCGCCCGGCGAGACGGTCATCGCGCAGGAGGGCTGGAGCCAGCTCGGGGGCAAGGCCGCCAATCAGGCATTGGCCGCAGCGGGCACCAGTCAGGTGGGGTCCATTCTGGTCGCCTGCCTGGGCCAGGACAACGACGGGCGCCAAGCCCAACAGTATCTGGAGACTCAGGGTGTCACGGCCGCACTGGAGTGGAGCGCCCTCCTGCCGACCGGCAGCAGCGTGGCCCTGCTCGACGCGGCTGGGGAGAACGTGGGTGTCGTATCGCCCGGAGCCAACGCCGACCTGAGCGCCGGGGCTGTGCTGGAGGCGCTGCGGACCGCGCCCGACCTGCTCGTCTGTCAATGGGAGACCTCCGCCGGGGTTCTGCGCGAGGTGCTAACGGCGGCGCGCACTGCGGGCGTGCCGACCCTCCTGAACGCCGCGCCGTGGCTGGACAGTCACCGCGACCTGGTTCCCCTGGCCGACCACGTGGTCGTGAATGCTGTGGAGGCGCAGGCCTGGACAGGCACCGACCCCCAGACGCGGCCCACCCACCTGGACTCGGGCCATTCCAGCGTTGTCGTGACCCTGGGCGCAGGTGGGGTTCTGCTGTACGAACAGGGAGAACTCACCCTCGACCTCCCGGCGCCCCGCGTTGAGGCGCGCTCAACCCACGGAGCAGGCGACCACTTCGTCGGCGTCCTTGCGGCGCGTCTGGCCTGCGGTGAGGGGCTGACCCAGGCCCTGGAACACGCGGTCGCCTCGGCAGCTCAATTCGTCCAGCAGCTACACAAACACCTTCTGTCTTCGCCGGCCTGA